Genomic window (Acidimicrobiales bacterium):
ATCGGCCACGAGAACTACCAGCTCCGCGACCGGGCCGGCGGGCTCGTGCCCCTGGTCGACCCCATCACCAGCGCCTACCGCCCCGGGGCGCGGGCACTCAACTACCGCAGCGAGCCGTTCTCCAACCGCCTCGCCCTCCAGCATTCGGTGACCGGCCGCCCCGACGTCTCCCTCGCCTACAGCTCCTACGCCTTCGGCGACCCGGCGACGCCCATGGCCCGAAGCTACGTGGGCGACCCGGTGAAGCAGCGCGTCGTCCACGCCGGGTCCGAGGTGTTCCACGTCCACCACGTCCACGGTGGGGCGGTGCGCTGGCGACGCCAGGTCGGCGTGGACGACAACCGGCTCGACTCCGGGCTCGACAAGCGCCCGCAGCTGCGGGTGGCCGCCTCAGAGCGCACCGACTCGCAGTCTATCGGCCCCTCGGAGACGTTCGACGTGGAGCACGAGTGCGGCGCCGGCGGCTGCCAGCAGTCGGCCGGCGACTTCATGTACCACTGCCACGTCTCGCACCACTACTTCGCCGGCATGTGGTCCATCTGGCGGGTGTACAACACCGCCCAGGACGGGAAGGCATCGACGGACTCGCTCCCCCCGCTGCTCGAGCTCCCCGACCGGGCGGCGCGGGTGAAGCCGGCGGTGGAGGCAGTGGAGCTGGCCGGGACGACCGTCGACTGGTCGGGACGGACGTTCCGGCTGGAAGACGGCGAGCTGGCCGCGTGGGTCGAGCGCCAGCTGCCGCCCCCCGGCGTCCCGCGCGGCTACGACGCGTCGGTCATGGACTGGGCCCGCGACGGCGACCGCTTCCTCAACGAGCCGGAGACGGAGAGGGTGTGGCCGGGCTACCGGGCACGCGCCCCGGGGACGCGCCCGCCGATCACCTTCGACCCGGTGACGGGCAAGCTCGCCTACCCGCTCCTGCGGCCCCACCTCGGTCGCCGGCCGCCGTTCGCGCCCAACCACGGCCCCGCGCCCTTCCTCGACCCCGTGGCCAACGGCCGGCCGCCGCCGGAGCCGGGCGCCAGCGGGCCCGCCAGCCTGTGCCCGAGCGGGACGGAGCGCAAGGACGTCGCCATCAACGCCGTCCCCGTACCCCTCACCCTCAACGCCCGAGCCGGGCGGGTCGACCCGGCCGGGCAGCTGTTCGTGCTCCGATCCGAGCGCGACGCCGTGCTGCGCGACGCCAGCCGGCGCGTCCCGCTCACCATCCGGGCCAACGCCGGCGAGACCTGCATCGACGTGCTGCTGCGCAGCGAGCTGGAGGACAACGCCGACGACCCGTTGAGCAAGGTGGACGTGCACGTCCACTTCGTGCAGTTCGACGTGCAGGGCAGCGACGGCGTCGACACCGGGTTCGGCTACGAGCAGGCGGTCCGGCCGTTCCGCCTCGAGGGGGAGGTCGTGGCCGCGCCGGTCGCCGCCGGCGCGACGACCGTGCGCCTCGGCAACGCCGACCGCTTCCAGGCCGGCGCGGTCGTCGGCGTGGGCATGGACCGCGACGAGACGTTCGAGGTGGGCCGCATCGCCGCCGTGTCGGGCCCGGTGGTGACCTTCGACGAGCCGCTGCGCCACGCCCACACCGCCGGCGAGGTGGTCAGCGCCGAGTTCGTCCGCTACCGCTGGTACCCCGACGCCCAGGTGGGGCCGGCGTTCTTCCACGAGCACGTCAACCCCCTGAACTCGGCCCGCCACGGGCTGTTCGGCGCCCTGGTGGTGGAGCCGCCGGGCGCCTCCTACCACCACCCCGTCACCGGCGAGGAGATCGACAGCGGCACGGTGGCCGACGTCCACAGCACCGAGCCGCTGTCGGTCGACGTGTCCGGCAGCTTCCGCGAGCTGGTGCTGTTCATCCAGGACGACAACCCGCTGTCGCGCGAGGGGAGGTCCACCGGCAGCGCGTACAACCTCCGCGTGGAACCCGTGGAGCGGCGGGGGCGCGACCCTGCCCGGCGGTTCAGCAGCCGGGAGCACGGCGACCCCGAGACGCCGGTGGTGCAGGCGTACCTCGGGGACCCCGTCGTGTTCCGGAGCCTGGTCGGCGCCAACAACGAGATGCACACCCTGCACCTCGACGGCCACTGGTTCCGGACCGAGGCGGCGAGCCGGACTTCGAAGCCGACGAGCACCGCCCACCTGGGGATCTCCGAACGCCTGGACCTGGTCGTGCCCGCCGCCGGCGGGCCCCAGCGCATGCCCGGCGACTACCTGTACTACAGCGGCCGCACGTTCAAGCTGCGCGAGGGCAGCTGGGGGCTGCTGCGCGTCCGCGACCGCTCCCACACCGAGGGCCTGCGCCGGCTGCCGGGCCGCGAGGAGGTCCCCGAGGCGGCGACCGAGGTCTGCCCGCCCGACGCGCCCGGGAAGCGCTTCGCCGTGTCGGCCATGGAGGCGCCTCTGGCGATGCTCGGCGGCACCGGGAAGATCTACGTGCTGGGTTCCAACGAGGCCGCCGTCGCCTCGGGTTGGGCCGCCCCCCAGCCGCTGGTGCTCCACGTCAACGTGGGCGACTGCATCACCGTTGACCTCTCCAACCGCACCGGGGGGCCGGTGTCCTTCCACGCCGACATGCTCGCCTTCGACCCGGACCACTCGGCGGGCGTGGCCGCCGGCCGCCATCCGCCGCAGCTCGCCGAACCCGGAATGGCCCGCACCTACACCTTCTACGCCTCCCCCGAGGTGGGCGAGACGGTGGCGCTCGTGCGGGACTGGGCCGACGTCCTGGTCAACCCGGGGCTCGGCCTCTACGGCGCCATCGTCGTCGGGCCGAAGGACGCCCGCTTCCGCGATCCCTACACGGGGGCCGACGCCTCGCGCTCGTCGTTGTGGCGCGTCGAC
Coding sequences:
- a CDS encoding multicopper oxidase domain-containing protein, whose protein sequence is MSRPLRAVVLAFVVAAALPPGATASGETTRARTAPSPATAGTTTGSAEDRGRDHDAGVVDHHGLAAASSGAARSGHQQGEGLPLAAQEPDERRPAGGGCARGAPVRRYDVVAIGVDITVNRYLDHDPEGRMYALEGDVERVRAEERRNEEARATGAEPAVSVGLQGDAIQPLTLRARPGECLRVRLRNALPGDEAASFHLHGGALVVAGTNIAAVAAQPRALARPGSSVTYEWAIGAAEPEGTHYFHSHGATRVQTGHGLFGAVIVEPAGSQWSDPLTGEPAATGWAATVRTAGGSDFRESVVYYHEIGHENYQLRDRAGGLVPLVDPITSAYRPGARALNYRSEPFSNRLALQHSVTGRPDVSLAYSSYAFGDPATPMARSYVGDPVKQRVVHAGSEVFHVHHVHGGAVRWRRQVGVDDNRLDSGLDKRPQLRVAASERTDSQSIGPSETFDVEHECGAGGCQQSAGDFMYHCHVSHHYFAGMWSIWRVYNTAQDGKASTDSLPPLLELPDRAARVKPAVEAVELAGTTVDWSGRTFRLEDGELAAWVERQLPPPGVPRGYDASVMDWARDGDRFLNEPETERVWPGYRARAPGTRPPITFDPVTGKLAYPLLRPHLGRRPPFAPNHGPAPFLDPVANGRPPPEPGASGPASLCPSGTERKDVAINAVPVPLTLNARAGRVDPAGQLFVLRSERDAVLRDASRRVPLTIRANAGETCIDVLLRSELEDNADDPLSKVDVHVHFVQFDVQGSDGVDTGFGYEQAVRPFRLEGEVVAAPVAAGATTVRLGNADRFQAGAVVGVGMDRDETFEVGRIAAVSGPVVTFDEPLRHAHTAGEVVSAEFVRYRWYPDAQVGPAFFHEHVNPLNSARHGLFGALVVEPPGASYHHPVTGEEIDSGTVADVHSTEPLSVDVSGSFRELVLFIQDDNPLSREGRSTGSAYNLRVEPVERRGRDPARRFSSREHGDPETPVVQAYLGDPVVFRSLVGANNEMHTLHLDGHWFRTEAASRTSKPTSTAHLGISERLDLVVPAAGGPQRMPGDYLYYSGRTFKLREGSWGLLRVRDRSHTEGLRRLPGREEVPEAATEVCPPDAPGKRFAVSAMEAPLAMLGGTGKIYVLGSNEAAVASGWAAPQPLVLHVNVGDCITVDLSNRTGGPVSFHADMLAFDPDHSAGVAAGRHPPQLAEPGMARTYTFYASPEVGETVALVRDWADVLVNPGLGLYGAIVVGPKDARFRDPYTGADASRSSLWRVDVVPPSGPAYREFTLFFQDDDEGLGNHRMPYTTEVRGAVGVNYSSAPLGRRLASNADEGSVLSSAVHGDPATPVLEAVAGDPVRINVLAPWSEQSQVFSVEGHRWPVEPGRDGSALASSVKLGGLEALTVSLDGGAGGTGRLAGDYVYGNHREPYREAGQWGVLRVRPSTAPTVAAAVALRALPCEGAACPAAASAGLAPSASVGALGALVALGVWSRRRRDRPRARPPGAAPFAA